A part of Chroicocephalus ridibundus chromosome 5, bChrRid1.1, whole genome shotgun sequence genomic DNA contains:
- the NPY2R gene encoding neuropeptide Y receptor type 2, with protein MGPLEAVGEENQTDAMKMELFTKLYLPRYTTPLNELALDPKPELKDSTTLVEVQIILIFAYCSIILLGVIGNSLVIHVIIKFKSMRTVTNFFIANLAVADLLVNTLCLPFTLVYTLLGEWKLGPVLCHLVPYAQALAVHVSTVTLTVIALDRHRCIVYHLESKISKRISFLIIGVAWAVSALLASPLAIFREYSLIEIIPDFKIVVCSEKWPGEGQLNYGTIYSISMLLIQYVLPLAVISYAYARIWTKLKNHVSPGAGNDHYHHRRRKTTKMLVCVVVVFAVSWLPFHTFQLVSDIDSQVLDLKEYKLIYTVFHVIAMCSTFANPLLYGWMNNNYRTAFLTAFQCEQRLDSIHPEVSAAFKARKKLEAKRIQFPGDSFTQPTNV; from the coding sequence ATGGGGCCCCTGGAAGCAGTTGGCGAAGAAAACCAGACAGATGCAATGAAAATGGAGCTGTTCACCAAGCTGTACTTGCCGAGATACACCACCCCGCTCAACGAATTGGCTCTGGACCCTAAACCAGAACTGAAGGACAGCACGACGCTAGTTGAAGTGCAGATAATCCTCATCTTTGCTTACTGTTCCATCATTCTGCTGGGGGTCATCGGGAACTCCCTCGTCATCCACGTGATCATCAAGTTCAAAAGCATGCGTACAGTGACTAACTTCTTCATTGCCAACCTGGCTGTGGCTGACCTGCTGGTGAATACATTGTGCCTGCCCTTCACTTTGGTTTACACCCTGTTGGGCGAATGGAAACTTGGCCCTGTCTTGTGCCACCTGGTGCCTTATGCCCAGGCTCTTGCTGTGCACGTGTCTACCGTTACTTTGACTGTCATCGCTTTGGATCGGCATCGTTGCATCGTCTACCACTTGGAAAGCAAGATCTCTAAGCGGATCAGCTTCCTGATTATAGGAGTTGCCTGGGCAGTCAGTGCCCTGTTGGCAAGTCCTCTGGCCATCTTCCGTGAGTACTCATTGATCGAGATCATTCCTGACTTCAAGATTGTGGTCTGCTCTGAGAAGTGGCCAGGGGAGGGGCAGCTCAACTATGGCACCATCTACAGCATCTCCATGCTCCTGATCCAGTACGTGCTGCCCCTGGCAGTTATCTCCTATGCCTACGCTCGTATCTGGACCAAGCTCAAGAACCACGTTAGTCCTGGGGCAGGGAATGACCACTACCACCACCGGCGGCGGAAAACCACTAAAATGCTGGTTTGTGTGGTTGTAGTGTTCGCTGTCAGCTGGCTGCCATTTCACACCTTCCAGCTAGTCAGTGACATTGACAGCCAGGTGTTAGACCTGAAAGAATACAAACTGATCTACACAGTGTTTCACGTCATTGCCATGTGCTCAACATTTGCTAACCCCCTTCTCTACGGCTGGATGAACAACAACTACAGGACGGCCTTCCTCACGGCCTTCCAGTGTGAACAGCGGCTGGACTCCATCCACCCTGAAGTATCAGCAGCTTTCAAAGCCAGGAAGAAACTGGAAGCAAAGAGGATTCAATTCCCTGGAGACTCTTTCACACAACCTACCAATGTCTAA